In the Flavobacterium acetivorans genome, one interval contains:
- the proC gene encoding pyrroline-5-carboxylate reductase, with protein MKVHIIGGGNLGVSIALGLSKFSKNNQITITRRNTSSIMHLEQSGIIVSTDNTLHIQEADLIILTVKPYQVDTVLTEILPKITNKIIASAVSGVDIAALQDKTNGAHTIIRIMPNIAAQFGESATCISFQEKDKSAAENVIALFQDLGTAPVIDEKLMDAATVLAASGTAFALRYIRASMQAGIEIGFDWKTALEISAQTVKGAAAMLMEEQVHPEQLIDRVTTPQGCTIAGLNDMEMHGFSSSLIRGIKTSLKQIKG; from the coding sequence ATGAAAGTACATATAATAGGAGGTGGGAATCTGGGAGTTTCCATTGCTTTAGGACTCTCGAAATTTTCTAAAAACAATCAAATTACCATAACCAGAAGGAATACCTCAAGTATAATGCATCTGGAACAATCGGGTATTATAGTTTCGACAGATAATACACTTCATATTCAAGAAGCCGATTTGATTATTCTTACCGTAAAACCGTATCAGGTAGATACCGTTTTGACAGAGATTCTGCCCAAAATAACCAATAAAATAATAGCTTCTGCCGTAAGTGGGGTTGATATTGCTGCACTTCAGGACAAAACTAATGGTGCGCATACTATTATTCGTATTATGCCTAATATTGCCGCTCAATTTGGGGAATCAGCCACTTGTATTTCTTTTCAGGAAAAAGACAAGTCTGCTGCCGAAAATGTAATTGCACTTTTTCAAGATTTAGGGACAGCACCGGTAATTGACGAAAAGTTAATGGATGCTGCCACAGTATTAGCCGCAAGCGGAACAGCATTTGCCTTGCGTTATATCCGAGCTTCGATGCAGGCTGGTATCGAAATAGGTTTTGACTGGAAAACGGCATTGGAAATTTCGGCCCAAACGGTCAAAGGAGCAGCCGCGATGCTAATGGAAGAACAGGTGCATCCGGAACAATTGATAGACAGAGTTACTACACCTCAAGGTTGCACTATTGCAGGATTGAATGATATGGAAATGCACGGATTTAGTTCGTCATTAATACGTGGAATTAAAACCTCTTTGAAGCAAATTAAAGGTTAG
- a CDS encoding TM2 domain-containing protein, giving the protein MEETKYEHWNNPQPAQEDNKKIAAGLLAILLAPFGIHKFLLGYTTEGIIWLIISLCTCGIVTGVLGLIEGIIYLTKSDQEFYQTYQVNKKAWF; this is encoded by the coding sequence ATGGAAGAAACAAAATACGAACATTGGAATAATCCACAACCGGCTCAGGAAGACAATAAAAAAATAGCAGCAGGTTTATTAGCCATACTTTTGGCGCCTTTTGGGATACATAAATTCCTCCTGGGGTATACGACCGAAGGCATAATTTGGCTAATCATCAGCCTTTGTACTTGTGGAATTGTTACAGGTGTTCTCGGACTTATAGAAGGGATAATTTATCTGACCAAATCAGATCAGGAGTTTTATCAAACCTATCAGGTTAATAAGAAAGCTTGGTTTTAA